A portion of the bacterium genome contains these proteins:
- a CDS encoding IPT/TIG domain-containing protein — translation MGARTSRLGRAAIVVAATLAVGAQVASAQPLKRDLGSYFIFGMTNVSLKNFKLNGACNTGANCAQPATNSSCGVVTHENATYDRGSQIVGDMTRFNRPGASIWQLFSNRPSGLPNVTIGAPPVQSWVPPILGDVDGDGVPSCRTQNQQCVPDYGDLYAACGFPAQFPACDLTKSIVVLPNSDCPVIINDPIPGNGICDLAPGVWGNISIQNAAKLNFIGGTYTVCNLLAGQNADITASGKTTIYLNGDMDLKNGTDFGPAPAQDCGKIEVFGNGGGVIGFGRDSDINGFFCAPERLIRLGHNNNLTGRYFGDVVNADSNDRGFCCEETGNCACFDSLSPVTASVGQNVTMTGNCGLGAATGVVLQCGLNSFAAPIVTQSSTELVFTVPAGASGACTVKVESLSGVFTGSTTLTVN, via the coding sequence ATGGGAGCTCGTACGAGCCGGCTCGGCCGGGCTGCGATCGTGGTCGCAGCAACGCTCGCGGTCGGCGCGCAGGTCGCGTCGGCGCAGCCGCTGAAGCGCGACCTCGGGTCGTACTTCATCTTCGGGATGACCAACGTCAGCCTGAAGAACTTCAAACTGAACGGTGCGTGCAACACGGGCGCGAACTGCGCCCAGCCGGCGACGAACTCGTCGTGCGGCGTGGTCACGCACGAAAACGCCACCTACGACCGGGGCTCGCAGATCGTCGGCGACATGACCCGGTTCAACCGGCCCGGGGCGTCGATCTGGCAGCTGTTCTCCAACCGGCCGTCCGGTCTGCCGAACGTCACCATCGGTGCGCCGCCGGTGCAGTCCTGGGTGCCGCCGATCCTCGGCGACGTCGACGGCGACGGCGTGCCGAGCTGCCGGACGCAGAACCAGCAGTGCGTGCCGGACTACGGCGACCTGTATGCCGCTTGCGGCTTCCCCGCCCAGTTCCCCGCCTGCGATCTGACCAAGTCGATCGTCGTGCTGCCGAACTCGGACTGCCCGGTCATCATCAACGATCCGATTCCTGGCAACGGCATCTGCGACCTCGCGCCGGGCGTCTGGGGTAACATCTCGATCCAGAATGCCGCCAAGCTGAACTTCATCGGCGGGACCTACACCGTCTGTAACCTGCTCGCCGGGCAGAACGCCGACATCACCGCATCGGGGAAGACGACGATCTATCTGAACGGCGACATGGACCTGAAGAACGGCACCGATTTCGGCCCGGCGCCGGCTCAGGACTGCGGCAAGATCGAGGTCTTCGGCAACGGTGGGGGCGTCATCGGCTTCGGCCGCGACTCCGACATCAACGGCTTCTTCTGCGCCCCCGAGCGTCTCATCCGCCTCGGCCACAACAACAACCTGACCGGTCGCTACTTCGGCGACGTGGTCAACGCCGACTCGAACGATCGCGGCTTCTGCTGCGAGGAAACCGGGAACTGTGCCTGCTTCGACTCGCTGTCGCCGGTGACGGCGAGCGTCGGCCAGAACGTCACCATGACCGGCAACTGCGGTCTCGGGGCGGCCACCGGTGTGGTCCTGCAGTGCGGCCTCAACTCGTTCGCGGCCCCCATCGTGACGCAGTCGAGCACGGAGCTGGTCTTCACCGTACCGGCCGGCGCTTCCGGCGCCTGCACGGTCAAGGTGGAGAGCCTCTCCGGCGTCTTCACCGGCTCCACCACCCTCACGGTGAACTGA
- a CDS encoding nucleotide sugar dehydrogenase — MQDLIKKIERREAHCGVIGLGYVGLPLALELARAGFKVTGIDLDESKIKAINAGKSYIVDTKDEEIAEPVKAGKFRATNDFSVIRELDTVNICVPTPLRKTKDPDLTYVVSAVNEIKQYLHKGMLVILESTTYPGTTDEVVRPALESSGLEVGTDFALAFSPERIDPGNERFNTKNIPKVVGGTTPSCAQVAKSLYEASVDTVIPVSSTQVAEMVKLLENTFRSVNIGLVNELAQMCGALNVDVWEVIDAAKTKPFGFMPFYPGPGLGGHCIPIDPFYLSWKAKMNGFDARFIELAGAINESMPRFVVEKVTDALNRHQKSVRGSRIHVMGVAYKAGVNDIRESPALTVMKLLQEKGAILSYTDPYIPHMHDEGFELSSVEAKNGFMGAIDCVVILTAHPGIDYAAIQKAAPLVVDTRNALQGCTGDNVIRL; from the coding sequence ATGCAGGACCTCATCAAGAAGATCGAGCGCCGCGAGGCGCATTGCGGCGTGATCGGACTCGGCTACGTCGGGCTGCCGCTCGCCCTCGAGCTGGCGCGCGCCGGGTTCAAGGTGACCGGCATCGATCTCGACGAGAGCAAGATCAAGGCGATCAACGCCGGCAAGTCGTACATCGTCGACACCAAGGACGAAGAGATCGCGGAGCCGGTGAAGGCCGGCAAGTTCCGCGCGACGAACGACTTCTCCGTCATCCGCGAGCTCGACACGGTGAACATCTGCGTGCCGACGCCGCTGCGGAAGACGAAGGATCCGGACCTCACCTACGTCGTCTCGGCGGTGAACGAGATCAAGCAGTACCTGCACAAGGGCATGCTGGTGATTCTCGAGAGCACCACCTACCCGGGCACGACCGACGAGGTCGTGCGCCCCGCGCTCGAGTCGTCGGGGCTCGAGGTCGGCACCGACTTCGCGCTCGCGTTCTCGCCCGAGCGCATCGACCCGGGCAACGAGCGCTTCAACACCAAGAACATCCCGAAGGTGGTGGGCGGCACGACGCCCTCCTGCGCCCAGGTCGCGAAGAGCCTCTACGAGGCGTCGGTCGACACGGTGATCCCGGTGTCGTCGACCCAGGTCGCGGAGATGGTGAAGCTGCTCGAGAACACCTTCCGCAGCGTCAACATCGGCCTCGTGAACGAGCTCGCGCAGATGTGCGGTGCCCTCAACGTCGACGTCTGGGAGGTGATCGACGCCGCCAAGACCAAGCCGTTCGGGTTCATGCCGTTCTACCCCGGCCCGGGCCTCGGCGGGCACTGCATCCCGATCGATCCGTTCTACCTCTCGTGGAAGGCGAAGATGAATGGCTTCGACGCCCGCTTCATCGAGCTCGCCGGCGCCATCAACGAGAGCATGCCGCGCTTCGTGGTGGAGAAGGTCACCGACGCGCTCAATCGGCACCAGAAGAGCGTGCGCGGGTCGCGCATCCACGTGATGGGCGTCGCCTATAAGGCCGGCGTCAATGACATCCGGGAGTCGCCCGCCCTGACCGTGATGAAGCTCCTCCAGGAGAAGGGCGCGATCCTCTCCTACACGGATCCCTATATTCCCCACATGCACGACGAGGGCTTCGAGCTGAGCTCGGTCGAGGCCAAGAACGGGTTCATGGGGGCGATCGATTGCGTGGTGATCCTCACGGCGCACCCGGGGATCGACTATGCTGCTATCCAGAAGGCCGCGCCGCTGGTCGTGGATACCCGCAACGCCTTGCAGGGATGCACGGGTGACAACGTAATCCGATTGTAG
- a CDS encoding GTP-binding protein — MPTVAVDILTGFLGSGKTTLLRHVLDHGLQGKPVAVIMNEIGDIGIDGRVVTGLSAVEKMVELSSGCICCTIDDYRFDLAVQQIVETTRPHLIVIESTGLADPEPLAQRVKGAGLGLDAIVTVVDAANVEQHLRETEVAHAQIEAADFLVVNKLDLVSADALARVEATLGARNDRATRFQTVRGAIDSDVLFATGVATYRERARSHSGHLHADRFGSFAYRSARPLDQDAFEHFLAHLPREVVRAKGLVQIAGRDWQCLFNFTCGRWELNWVKLPTIPENQAVFIGRDLANHEPALRAALANCEREPAPRADHVGA; from the coding sequence ATGCCTACGGTTGCCGTCGACATCCTCACCGGCTTCCTCGGAAGCGGGAAGACGACTCTCCTGCGGCACGTGCTCGACCACGGCCTCCAGGGGAAGCCGGTCGCCGTGATCATGAACGAGATCGGCGACATCGGCATCGACGGACGCGTCGTGACGGGGCTTTCCGCGGTGGAGAAGATGGTCGAGCTCTCGAGTGGCTGCATCTGCTGCACGATCGACGACTACCGCTTCGACCTCGCCGTGCAGCAGATCGTCGAGACCACGCGCCCCCACCTGATCGTCATCGAGTCCACGGGCCTCGCCGATCCCGAGCCGCTCGCGCAACGCGTGAAGGGGGCAGGGCTCGGGCTCGACGCGATCGTCACGGTCGTCGACGCCGCCAACGTCGAGCAGCATCTGCGCGAGACCGAAGTCGCCCACGCACAGATCGAGGCCGCCGACTTCCTCGTCGTGAACAAGCTCGACCTCGTCTCGGCGGACGCGCTCGCGCGCGTGGAGGCGACGCTCGGCGCGCGCAACGATCGCGCCACGCGCTTCCAGACCGTGCGCGGCGCGATCGACAGCGACGTCCTTTTCGCGACGGGCGTCGCCACGTACCGCGAGCGCGCGCGGAGTCACAGCGGGCATCTGCACGCCGACCGTTTCGGCAGCTTCGCCTACCGATCCGCGCGGCCGCTCGACCAGGACGCCTTCGAGCACTTCCTCGCGCATCTGCCGCGCGAGGTCGTACGCGCCAAGGGCCTCGTGCAGATCGCCGGGCGCGATTGGCAATGTCTCTTCAACTTCACCTGCGGGCGATGGGAGCTCAACTGGGTGAAGCTACCCACCATCCCGGAGAACCAGGCCGTGTTCATCGGCCGTGACCTCGCGAACCACGAGCCCGCGCTGCGGGCCGCGCTCGCGAATTGCGAGCGTGAGCCGGCGCCGCGTGCCGACCACGTCGGAGCCTAG
- a CDS encoding glycosyltransferase family 39 protein: protein MTDLALLLVLLPACAGSGLLAQRLLRARSRDAADHLLEGLTVGLAILAAVSLVCAATGHLRATPVAVALGVMLVVGARDLVGAVRALRPPHGALVWGAVAVGLGVGLAEIPMMLAPAVGGDQTKYQLAYPRLWAQAGGLVATPWTFWGQQQFLENFLFAGAFVLRGDVLARLLSGVSGVIAALALAGLVRRHFDRRIAPFAGLVVWTLPMSWSLMSRAGADLPVVAFAALSVRAFLDWAWGAAASDLRRAALFAGLAGATKVMGLLLPTLVGLGVLAVMARRRWAPGRAFAAALGFGLLVLAVALPWYVRNAVETGNPIYPFGHGLFPGRYWSAEAGAYLDEYYQWYQRTYAARRAGSAYGGLDVLRFPWDLTMHPEAFENTSRSAFDISPLLLAFLPGVLLVRRRRAAVLGTAAVGVAFVAIIAGGAWAHPRYVLPGVMLALAACVPAGQAVCGRRVFAALVGVTIAGNLALIGLRVARPMWPDQVRVAVGRMDDTTFLRRYSPRWVFWSEANAAIPSDGRVVVLEKIPHPYYIERPFVLLSYLEQGLVDYRTLPSADVLVSDIRRLGAGYVAVDVEGLQAREDPYEARVTGIWRDLVARSGVPIVEAGGFALYALPPPPGRDGGAS from the coding sequence GTGACGGATCTCGCGCTGCTCCTCGTGCTGCTGCCGGCGTGTGCCGGCAGCGGGTTGCTCGCCCAGCGGCTGTTGCGGGCCCGGTCGCGCGACGCAGCCGACCATCTGCTCGAGGGCCTCACGGTCGGGCTCGCGATCCTGGCCGCGGTGAGTCTCGTATGTGCGGCCACGGGGCACCTGCGCGCGACGCCGGTCGCGGTCGCGTTGGGCGTCATGCTGGTCGTCGGTGCCCGCGATCTGGTGGGTGCGGTGCGCGCGCTGCGGCCGCCGCACGGCGCGCTCGTATGGGGCGCGGTCGCGGTGGGCCTCGGCGTCGGGCTCGCCGAGATCCCGATGATGCTGGCGCCGGCGGTCGGCGGCGACCAGACGAAGTACCAGCTCGCCTATCCCCGACTCTGGGCGCAGGCGGGCGGCCTCGTGGCGACGCCCTGGACGTTCTGGGGTCAGCAGCAGTTCCTCGAGAACTTCCTCTTCGCGGGCGCGTTCGTGCTGCGCGGCGACGTTCTCGCGCGGCTGCTGAGCGGCGTCTCGGGCGTGATCGCCGCGCTCGCGCTCGCCGGCCTGGTGCGCCGCCACTTCGACCGCCGGATCGCGCCGTTCGCGGGGCTCGTCGTGTGGACCCTGCCGATGAGCTGGTCGCTCATGAGCCGGGCCGGCGCGGATCTCCCCGTAGTCGCCTTCGCCGCGCTGTCCGTGCGCGCGTTCCTCGACTGGGCCTGGGGTGCGGCGGCGAGCGACCTCCGCCGCGCCGCGCTGTTCGCCGGCCTGGCCGGGGCGACGAAGGTGATGGGCCTCCTGCTGCCGACGCTCGTCGGACTCGGGGTGCTCGCCGTCATGGCGCGGCGACGCTGGGCTCCCGGGCGCGCGTTCGCCGCCGCGCTCGGGTTCGGGCTCCTCGTGCTCGCGGTGGCGCTTCCCTGGTACGTGCGCAACGCCGTCGAGACCGGCAACCCGATCTATCCGTTCGGCCACGGGCTCTTCCCGGGCCGATACTGGAGCGCCGAGGCCGGCGCGTATCTCGACGAGTACTACCAGTGGTACCAGAGGACGTACGCCGCCCGCCGTGCCGGCAGTGCGTACGGCGGGCTCGACGTGCTCCGCTTTCCGTGGGACCTCACGATGCATCCCGAGGCCTTCGAAAACACGTCGCGCTCGGCGTTCGACATCAGCCCCCTGCTGCTCGCGTTCCTGCCCGGGGTGCTGCTCGTGCGGCGGCGACGGGCCGCAGTGCTCGGCACCGCGGCGGTCGGCGTCGCCTTCGTCGCCATCATCGCCGGCGGCGCCTGGGCCCACCCGCGCTACGTCCTGCCCGGCGTGATGCTCGCGCTGGCCGCCTGCGTCCCGGCGGGGCAGGCGGTGTGCGGCCGGCGCGTGTTCGCCGCCCTCGTCGGCGTCACCATCGCCGGCAATCTGGCGCTGATCGGCCTGCGCGTCGCGCGGCCCATGTGGCCGGATCAGGTGCGCGTCGCCGTCGGCCGTATGGACGACACGACGTTCCTGCGCCGGTACTCGCCGCGCTGGGTCTTCTGGAGCGAGGCCAACGCCGCCATTCCGTCCGACGGCCGCGTCGTGGTCCTCGAGAAGATACCGCACCCGTACTACATCGAGCGGCCGTTCGTGCTCCTCAGCTATCTCGAGCAGGGGCTCGTCGACTATCGCACGCTCCCGTCCGCGGACGTCCTGGTGTCAGATATCCGTCGTCTCGGGGCGGGCTACGTCGCCGTCGACGTGGAGGGATTGCAGGCGCGCGAGGACCCGTACGAGGCGCGTGTGACGGGAATCTGGCGCGACCTCGTCGCCCGGAGCGGGGTCCCCATCGTCGAGGCCGGCGGCTTCGCTCTGTATGCGCTCCCGCCGCCGCCCGGGCGCGATGGCGGAGCGTCATGA
- a CDS encoding isoprenylcysteine carboxylmethyltransferase family protein produces MIWGVAYAVLLVVLFVRVQTSPAAVPRTPILPAADDPLGLIRLHHRLFAVILAGAPVEALIHTGPARGRLVGLAAFTAGVALYRLGGRALGEALSPLTEPRPGVPLVTGGPYRWLRHPMYVGQGLIAIGAPLTLGSRWVVWLAVPAVVVLARRIVLEERALARIYPEYSRYAAQAKRLLPFVF; encoded by the coding sequence GTGATCTGGGGCGTCGCCTACGCCGTGCTCCTCGTGGTGCTCTTCGTGCGCGTGCAGACGTCGCCCGCTGCCGTGCCGCGCACGCCGATCCTGCCCGCAGCCGACGACCCGCTGGGGTTGATCCGGCTGCACCACCGCCTCTTCGCCGTGATTCTCGCCGGAGCACCCGTGGAAGCGCTGATCCACACGGGACCGGCGCGCGGTCGTCTCGTCGGGCTGGCCGCGTTCACGGCCGGCGTCGCGTTGTATCGGCTCGGCGGCCGCGCGCTCGGCGAGGCGCTGTCGCCCCTCACCGAGCCACGTCCCGGTGTGCCGCTCGTGACCGGCGGTCCATATCGCTGGCTCCGACATCCGATGTACGTCGGGCAGGGGCTGATCGCGATCGGCGCACCGCTCACCCTCGGCAGTCGCTGGGTGGTCTGGCTCGCCGTCCCTGCCGTCGTCGTCCTCGCGCGCCGCATCGTGCTCGAGGAACGTGCGCTCGCTCGCATCTACCCGGAGTACTCGCGCTATGCCGCACAGGCCAAACGCCTCCTTCCCTTCGTCTTCTGA
- a CDS encoding integration host factor subunit beta — MTKRDLIDEVVKLFPRFSRRDAEVMVNEVFDTMTQALVRGERIEIRGFGSFVVKQRQAREGRNPKTGEVVPVQAKRVPFFKVGKELRLRVDGKPWQPDEPSAVSSS; from the coding sequence ATGACGAAGCGCGATCTCATCGACGAGGTGGTGAAGCTCTTCCCTCGCTTCTCCCGTCGCGACGCCGAGGTCATGGTGAACGAGGTCTTCGACACCATGACCCAGGCGCTGGTGCGCGGCGAGCGCATCGAGATCCGCGGCTTCGGCAGCTTCGTCGTGAAGCAGCGCCAGGCCCGCGAGGGCCGCAACCCCAAGACGGGCGAGGTCGTGCCCGTCCAGGCGAAGCGCGTGCCGTTCTTCAAGGTCGGCAAAGAGCTGCGCCTGCGCGTCGACGGCAAGCCGTGGCAGCCGGACGAGCCGTCGGCGGTCTCGTCGTCGTAG
- a CDS encoding 30S ribosomal protein S1: MSVSSEKPGFETGAEEDFASLFEQSLKSPKPGEIVSGRVVHIGRDSVTVDIGYKCEGSVPIHEFQTRDGEMTVEEGEQVDVYFEGSDSESGGIHLSRQKALQFVVWRDIERAFQEEQPIEGAIVGKVKGGLKVDIGVPAFLPGSHADIRPARNLDRYIGQRGRFAILKFNRSRGNVVVSRRMVLEKERTALKEETLKVLEEGVILEGTVKNITDYGAFVDLGGIDGLLHVTDMSWARVGHPSELVNVGDHVKVVVLKYDAERERVSLGMKQIMPDPWSTVSERYPPGARVKGKVVSLTDYGAFVEIEAGLEGLIHVSEMSWTKRVTHPSKVLEPGQEVEVQILDIDPHNRRISLGLKQTEPNPWEMVRINHPVNSRITGKVKSITDFGVFVELEEGIDGLVHVSDLHWTKKVKHPSEFFKKGDDVEAVVLGIDVDNERISLGIKQLSEDPWSAVPKRYPNGTRIRGKVSSVTDFGVFVEIEEGVEGLIHVSQLSTERVDRPASLYKIGDEVEAEVTQVDPREKRIALSIKALRRSEEREEFQAHLKREQEAAKFSFADIMPGELEQRDKQKG, translated from the coding sequence ATGTCCGTGTCGTCGGAGAAGCCCGGTTTCGAGACCGGAGCCGAAGAGGATTTCGCCTCCCTCTTCGAGCAGAGTCTCAAGAGCCCCAAGCCGGGTGAGATCGTGTCGGGCCGAGTCGTCCATATCGGACGCGACAGCGTCACCGTCGACATTGGCTACAAGTGCGAGGGCTCCGTTCCGATCCATGAGTTCCAGACCCGCGACGGCGAGATGACCGTCGAGGAAGGCGAGCAGGTCGACGTCTACTTCGAAGGCAGCGACTCCGAGAGCGGTGGCATTCACCTCTCCCGTCAGAAGGCGCTGCAGTTCGTCGTGTGGCGCGACATCGAGCGCGCCTTCCAGGAAGAGCAGCCCATCGAGGGCGCGATCGTCGGCAAGGTGAAGGGCGGCCTCAAGGTCGACATCGGCGTGCCCGCCTTCCTGCCCGGCTCGCACGCCGACATCCGGCCGGCCCGCAACCTGGATCGCTACATCGGCCAGCGCGGCCGCTTCGCCATCCTGAAGTTCAACCGCTCGCGGGGGAACGTCGTCGTCTCCCGGCGCATGGTGCTCGAGAAGGAGCGCACGGCGCTGAAGGAAGAGACGCTGAAGGTGCTCGAGGAAGGCGTCATCCTCGAGGGCACGGTGAAGAACATCACCGACTACGGCGCCTTCGTCGATCTGGGCGGCATCGACGGCCTGCTCCACGTGACCGACATGTCGTGGGCTCGCGTCGGCCATCCGTCCGAGCTCGTGAACGTCGGCGATCACGTGAAGGTCGTCGTCCTCAAGTACGACGCGGAGCGCGAGCGCGTGTCGCTCGGCATGAAGCAGATCATGCCCGACCCGTGGTCGACGGTGAGCGAGCGCTACCCCCCCGGCGCGCGCGTGAAGGGCAAGGTCGTCAGCCTCACCGACTACGGCGCGTTCGTCGAGATCGAGGCGGGGCTCGAGGGCCTCATCCACGTCTCCGAGATGTCGTGGACGAAGCGCGTGACGCACCCGTCGAAGGTGCTCGAGCCTGGGCAGGAGGTCGAGGTCCAGATCCTCGACATCGACCCGCACAACCGGCGCATCTCGCTGGGCCTCAAGCAGACCGAGCCGAACCCGTGGGAGATGGTCCGCATCAACCACCCGGTGAACAGCCGGATCACCGGCAAGGTGAAGAGCATCACCGATTTCGGCGTCTTCGTCGAGCTCGAGGAGGGGATCGACGGCCTCGTGCACGTCTCCGACCTCCACTGGACGAAGAAGGTCAAGCACCCGTCGGAGTTCTTCAAGAAGGGCGACGACGTCGAGGCGGTCGTGCTCGGCATCGACGTCGACAACGAGCGCATCTCGCTCGGCATCAAGCAGCTGAGCGAGGACCCGTGGTCGGCGGTGCCGAAGCGCTATCCGAACGGCACGCGCATCCGCGGCAAGGTCTCGAGCGTCACCGACTTCGGCGTCTTCGTCGAGATCGAAGAGGGCGTCGAGGGCCTGATCCACGTCTCGCAGCTCTCGACCGAGCGGGTGGACCGCCCGGCGTCGCTCTACAAGATCGGCGACGAGGTCGAGGCCGAGGTCACGCAGGTCGATCCACGCGAAAAGCGCATCGCCCTGTCGATCAAGGCGCTGCGCCGCAGCGAGGAGCGCGAGGAGTTCCAGGCGCACTTGAAGCGGGAGCAGGAAGCGGCGAAGTTCTCGTTCGCCGACATCATGCCCGGCGAGCTCGAGCAGCGGGACAAGCAGAAGGGCTGA
- the cmk gene encoding (d)CMP kinase — translation MSAPRVVAVDGPAGAGKSTASRGLATRLGFGYVDTGAMYRAVGVLAHEAGIAFDDEPALAALIDGLTFALEDGGTRLVVDGRDVSQAIRRPDAGELASKVSTRPAVRTRLVALQRRLGKGGRVVMEGRDIGTVVFPDAPLKVYLTADPTERARRRAIDLRARGDVVDEALLAREITERDQRDATRSASPLVPAADALVLDTTRLDLGAVVEQMVGMARARGLE, via the coding sequence ATGAGCGCACCCCGCGTGGTCGCCGTGGACGGCCCGGCGGGGGCGGGCAAGAGCACCGCGAGCCGTGGCCTCGCCACCCGCCTGGGCTTCGGCTACGTCGACACGGGGGCGATGTATCGGGCCGTGGGTGTGCTGGCGCACGAGGCCGGCATCGCATTCGACGACGAGCCGGCGCTGGCGGCGCTGATCGACGGCCTCACCTTCGCGCTCGAGGACGGCGGTACGCGGCTCGTCGTCGACGGGCGTGACGTCTCGCAGGCCATCCGGCGGCCCGACGCCGGCGAGCTGGCCTCGAAGGTGTCGACGCGCCCCGCGGTGCGCACGCGCCTGGTGGCGCTGCAGCGTCGTCTGGGCAAGGGTGGCCGGGTGGTGATGGAGGGTCGCGATATCGGCACGGTCGTGTTCCCGGACGCGCCGCTCAAGGTCTATCTCACTGCCGACCCCACCGAGCGGGCCCGGCGCCGTGCGATCGACCTGCGGGCCCGCGGCGACGTTGTCGACGAGGCGCTCCTCGCCCGCGAGATCACCGAGCGGGACCAGCGGGACGCGACCCGGTCCGCGTCCCCGCTCGTCCCCGCGGCCGACGCTCTCGTGCTCGACACCACCCGACTGGACCTGGGTGCAGTGGTGGAGCAGATGGTAGGCATGGCCCGCGCGCGAGGGCTCGAATGA
- the aroA gene encoding 3-phosphoshikimate 1-carboxyvinyltransferase, whose protein sequence is MRPLRVGPPAGRLDGSCRVPGDKSICHRSLLLGALAEGESVIEGFPGGADVCATLDAVRRLGAQATRTGDTVRLVGAGLGLGPTGEVALDCGNSGTTMRLGAGLVAGGPGLVVLDGDASLRRRPMERIAAPLRQMGAIVETTEGRAPLRVRGGALAGIDYTLPVASAQVKSAVLLAGLRARGTTRVREPLRSRDHTERMLAHQGVRLARHDDGVSVEGGQTLRPLALTLPGDPSSAAFLAVAALLLPGSAMRVEAVDVNPTRIGAFRILGRMGASIAVEGGRDVAGEPIGDLVVRHAPLRGTAVTPEEVPDAIDELPILAVAAAFATGETRFTGAAELRVKESDRLAALEQLRPLGVAVTALPDGLVVHGDPARRLRSGRIVTGGDHRIAMAFAVAALRAEGGLVIDDPACADVSFPGFFDLLHALGAVVEPA, encoded by the coding sequence ATGAGGCCGCTGCGGGTGGGACCGCCGGCCGGGCGGCTCGACGGCTCGTGCCGGGTGCCCGGCGACAAGTCGATCTGCCATCGCTCGCTGCTACTGGGCGCGCTCGCCGAGGGCGAGAGCGTGATCGAGGGATTCCCGGGCGGGGCCGACGTCTGCGCCACGCTGGACGCCGTGCGGCGTCTGGGCGCGCAGGCGACGCGGACCGGCGACACGGTGCGCCTCGTCGGGGCGGGCCTGGGGCTCGGACCGACGGGCGAGGTCGCGCTCGACTGCGGCAACTCCGGCACGACGATGCGTCTCGGCGCCGGGCTGGTCGCCGGCGGGCCGGGCCTCGTCGTGCTCGACGGCGACGCCTCGCTGCGCCGCCGGCCGATGGAGCGCATCGCCGCGCCCCTGCGACAGATGGGCGCCATCGTCGAGACCACCGAGGGACGCGCGCCGCTGCGGGTGCGCGGCGGTGCGCTCGCCGGCATCGACTACACGCTGCCGGTGGCGAGCGCGCAGGTGAAGTCGGCCGTCCTGCTGGCCGGCCTGCGGGCCCGGGGCACGACGCGGGTGCGCGAGCCGCTGCGGAGCCGCGACCACACCGAGCGCATGCTGGCGCACCAGGGCGTACGGCTCGCGCGGCACGACGACGGCGTCTCGGTCGAGGGCGGGCAGACGCTGCGGCCGCTCGCGCTGACGTTGCCGGGCGATCCCTCGTCGGCGGCGTTCCTGGCCGTGGCGGCGCTGCTGCTGCCGGGCTCGGCGATGCGGGTGGAGGCGGTGGACGTCAATCCGACCCGCATCGGGGCGTTTCGCATCCTCGGGCGCATGGGGGCGTCGATCGCCGTCGAAGGAGGGCGCGACGTCGCAGGCGAACCGATCGGTGACCTCGTCGTGCGCCACGCCCCGCTGCGCGGGACGGCGGTGACACCCGAGGAGGTTCCGGATGCCATCGACGAGCTGCCGATCCTGGCCGTGGCCGCCGCCTTCGCGACCGGCGAGACGCGCTTCACGGGTGCGGCCGAGCTGCGCGTGAAGGAGAGCGATCGCCTCGCGGCCCTGGAGCAGCTGCGCCCGCTCGGCGTGGCGGTGACAGCGCTGCCCGACGGCCTCGTGGTGCACGGCGATCCTGCCCGCCGACTGCGCAGCGGGCGCATCGTCACCGGCGGCGACCACCGCATCGCCATGGCCTTCGCGGTGGCGGCCCTGCGTGCCGAGGGCGGCCTCGTCATCGACGATCCCGCCTGCGCGGACGTCTCGTTCCCCGGCTTCTTCGACCTCCTGCATGCGCTCGGCGCGGTCGTGGAGCCGGCATGA